From the genome of Bos indicus x Bos taurus breed Angus x Brahman F1 hybrid chromosome 19, Bos_hybrid_MaternalHap_v2.0, whole genome shotgun sequence:
ACGTTTGCCTGTTCTTCTGTCTGGGAGGGTTTCAGGTCAAGATGagtggatgcaggagcctggggcTTGGTTGGAAAAGATGAAGCCTTGGTTTGTGCTGCCAGCTGGGGCTGTGAGGTCAGGTTTTATTTTGTGAAACAGACACTTGACAATTCAGGAGCCAGGAAGACCAGCTCTGCCGTGCCTTGGGAAACGGGCAGTGGGCAGCTtatgggagggtggggtgggcctGGGCTGTGGGTGTGCCCCATGCAGAGGGGGTCCCAGTTCCCCACCCTTACCCTAGCTTCTCCCTCCCACTGGCTTGGTTACAGAGGTGCAGTACCACAGTCAGACCATAATCCCCAAACCCTGTTAGTTTTTACTCGGGGTTTTGAAACTATTGGGGCCCTCTTTTGACAGCTCCCTCTCACTGTTGGAAAGGGGAAGTCCAGAGTTGCCTCGGGGGCCCTAGCCTCCTGCCTGAGCGGAGCTCATTCCCAGGCATGGGCTGGGCAGTTAGGTCAGCTCCCCAAGGGTCTGAGATGGGCTGCAGGGGTTCCAAGCCCTGTCTACAGGAAGCAGAGGACCCTTGCCCCTCCAGGGGCACGCCAGGACCCTGGCAAGGCGGCCCAGAAAAGCCATGTTGTTTACAAGCTGAGCACAGTTGCTATTTTAAGATGCTGATGGAGGGCAGTGTGAGGCATGAGACCccaggcggggtgggggtggggggagctgctGGGCACAGTGGAGGGGCAGGCTGCCACAACTTAGGTTCCGTAAGGCCTCAGCTGCAGCTTGTACCTTGCACCTGTGGAATTTCTCTTCCTTCCAGCCCTAAGGAGAGGCCCCACCAATGACAATGGAGATTATGAATGAGAAAACCATTTATTCCATCTCCAGAATTAGTCTAACAGAATCCAAGGGTGCTGTGTGTCCTTCCCCCAAGGCTTTGTAATATACATTCAGAGCAGCCTGGGGGCTGTGGGTACATCCCACACCTCCTGACAGACCTGGGATATTTACATAAAGCTGGGTGTTGTCAGGCAAAGCCCCTCTCTGCAGCCACAGGGCGGGATCAGAGACAGGGTCTCCCAAGGGTGGGCACCAGCCCTGCCCCTCGGCTGCCAGGAAGGTGACCCAGAGGCACTGGCACAGAGTGTGACCACAGGTCCAAGCGAGCAGACACTTCAGCAGTGAGCACGGCTGGCTGCCCGAAGAGCAGGCAGGGGGCTGAGGCGGAACAAACCTGAGTGAGGAGGGAAGGAGCCCCGGCCCAGTGCCTGCAGCAGGAGCGAGGAGAAGGCCCCGCAGCCTCGTCTTTGGCAGAGAACCCCAaatggctgcagccaccagcGCCTGGACGTGGGCCCGGCTCCTGGGCTGGGGAGAAGCTAAGGCACTTGTCAAAACAGCATATTGGGCGCCTGGAGCTATTCCCGGTGGGGATGCCGGtcattaaaagcaacaaaaacccTTTCCTAAAAAATGCCCTCGAGGAGTGGTGGGTGAAGCCCTTGGGGCACAGGCACTTCAGGGCTCTCTCTCCAGGCCCTGTGTCAGTTCGGACATCGAGAGGGGCCAGCGGCCCTAGGAGCCAAGCCTTGGGGGAGGAgccggggaggaggggaggcccccaggcaccctcctccctccccataccatcctggCTGCAGCTCAGTACACAGGGGGCGGCTGGTAGCCCTCGGTGCTCTCGGCGTTCTGGGTGAAGGGCGGCTGCTGGTAGGTGTCCGCAGGCACGCCTGGGTAGGAGGCGTAGGCCGTGCTCGGGTCCGGAGTGGGGTCCACGTAGTTCTGGATGAATTCGTCCACTCCAGCCTTGTAGCGCTGGTAGGCCAGGAAGGCCAGCACGCACTGCAGGGAGCCCCGAGGTTTGGGTAACTCAGCCCTGCACCACCCTTCACCAGAGACACCAGGACCCTGTCCCGCCCTGGGTCCACTTACCCAGGAGAAGATggagaagaagctgaaggtgatgGCCGCCCGGGCTGAGTCGGCTTCTACATGCACATCGTTCTTCTTGGTGGCCGCCCACTGATTGGTGAGGAAGCAGAAGCCAACGAACCACAGGAAGGTCCAGAGAGCTGGGGCGAAGGCCAAGAGGGGAGGGTTAGCTCCACAGAGCGGCAGGAGGACAGGGGCCCCCTGGGAGCAAGAAGCCTCCAGGGCTGTAGAGGTGCTGATTCAGAAGCTGGGGTGGGGACAGGATGCCATCTCTAGGGCTCTGCTCCAAGCCCAACTCAGCTCCAGGGGGTTTCAGCAGACACTGAGAAATCCTTGTGTGCCAGCCTGACCGTGGGCGAGGTCAGGAGACCCAGGGctgctcccacccctccccagcctgcaGTCACAGCCCCCTAGAGCTTCTGGGAACACTGCTGTTCCTGTTCACCCCAAGGTCAAGTGGAGCTGCAGCCAGCTGGCCGGTACCTGAGAAGAGCAGGTCACCGATGACCAGGTACTTTCGGTCAGTGGCATTGCTGATCTGGGGGAAGTAGATGTCGACCACAAAGAAGAAGGCCGAGGCCAGGAAGGCCAGCACCCCAATGGCGCTGCCGTAGCGGCAGGCGTCCTCGTTGCGGTTGAACACGCAGTACTGCTGCTGGGAATCGTGGGTGTTGCTGTAGCCCTCGCCGAAGATGCATGAGAACACGATCAAGGCAAAGACCTGAGCAGGAGGCAGGGGAAGGGCTGAGTGACTGCCACCCTTGTGGGCCACACCCCCAGGTGGCACACGGAGTGGGACCCTGATGGGAGGGGACACTGGCCTCCCCGATCCTGCTTTTCCCCTGCTGGAGCTTGGTGACCCAGCCCTTCCTGAACTTGGGGAGCgagtcccctccccactcccttctccagacacCCGTTATAAGGGGCATGGATTCCTGGGGATTGCTGGACTGAGGACAGTGGGGAGTGCAGGGGGGTCTCCTGGGAGGTGACGGCCCACCCCGCTGTCTGCCTGGGGGATGGCTCTGCTGGACCACTCCCACTTGTAGTGAGTTTTAAGCGGGATGGCTCACAAAGTCAGAGTAACCCAAGCTTGGAGTCTCACCCCCTGATCACCACCTGCCTGTCACCTCTACAGCGCCAGCCTCTGCCTGAAAACCCAGTGATGGAGAACTCCTTCCACTTCAGGAAAACCATGCCTCTGAACTGAAACCATGTCCCCAGACTGCCAACTCCCACGGCCCCCTCCGACTCTTCCCTGCTTCAGGCTGGGCTCCCCAGTTTGGCCAGTCTTCCTCCTACGAAGAATTCTGGGCTCTTTGGCATCCTGGCCCCTGGCCTCCCAGGGAATCCCTGTTGGCTTCTGCCCATAGCTGGTCCTACCCACACAGGGCACCTCAGGTGGGTCTGCCCAGCAGGCCCGTGGACACAGCTCTGTACTCAGACCCTGGAGGCACTGGGGTAGGGGGGTCAAGAGTGTGCAGCACCCACAACCCTGGGAGGGGCTCCAGGCCCTTGGGAACAGCCTCACATCACCTGTCTCCACCTCAAACTGAAAGGCTACCGCCCAACTCAGCCATATGTGAGTCTGGACACCTGGCTCCCTCTGGGACTAGCCCAGGCCTCTCCCCCGCCTGCCCTGCCTGTCTGCACAAGGCCCTCTCAATAAGCTCCGGAGCTGGCAGTCAcaagccccacccccagctggaGATGAAGCCGGAACTCTGGATGCTGGGAGCAGTGTGCCAGCCTGACTCCTGGCACTGCCATCCCGAAACATGGGCATCTGCTCCTGGGGTCAGACCCCACAGGTCAGGCAGAATGCGGATGAGGGTGTCACCAGGGCAACTCACAGGGCTCCAGCCCCAGGCAGGTGCGGTGTGGCTACCTTAGGCCCAGCCCTCTGCCTGCGCGCTTCCTAACACCTTGTCCAGCTTTGAGCTCTGGTTGTCCAAGAGCAGGGGACCTCCCACCAACCCCCTGCCCCAGTAACCTGGTGCTGGAGCGGCTCACCCAGCTCAGGCGGAGGGGCACAGACTAGGGTCACTTGACCTTGGGTGGGGAAGCAGACCCATGGGCTGCTCTTGAGTGGAAGACAGACTCTGTTTCAGGGCGGCCAGGCCTTCCCCCGCAACCCCCTGCACCCCACGTGGCTTCGGAAAGCCCCCCTCCGGATGAATTCCCCCAGGCTGGGAGTCGCGGCACGCTGGCCACCTGTCCTGGAGCCGCCTCAAACTCCTCCCATTGCCAGCAGGGCGATAGGCCTGCTCCCGGCGGCGCCTCCAGGGCCACCCGGTGCCCGGGCCGGGAGATGGGGGTGGCAGGGCCCCGGGTGGGAGGCGGCAGGGATCGGAGTGGGGGGACCGGCGGGGCCTCGGGGTGCGGGTGGTGGTGAGCGGCTGCAGGGTCCCGGGCCCCGATCGCCCGCCCCGCGCGCCGTTCCCACACCCGGGCCTCGGCCGCTGCCACCTGTCGCGCTCTCAGGCGCGCGGAGGCCCCCTCGCCCTCGCCGCCCCCGGCCTGGCGACGAAGTAGGGTCCCCGCGGCCCCGCACCCCGGCTCACCAAGCACACGGCGCGCACCACCACCTGCGGCTGCGTCAGGAAGCGTCGCAGGTCGAAGGAGCCGCCCGCCCTGGGCGCGCCGTAAGCCCCGCTCTCCAtgtcgccgccgccgccaccccgccgccgccgccgcggacCGCCGAGGAGCCAGGCGGCCTCCCCGCCCCCGACTCGACTCCTCCCCTGGGGGCGTGGCCAGAGCCGCCCCAGGGACCGAGGGCAAAGTGCCGCCCAAGGCGAGCGGCGGTGCCGAGGCGGCCGCAGGGCCCCGACCGCCTGGCCTGGCCTGCGCTGCCAGCGACCGAAATCAGTCCAGCGGCCGCGGGCTCATTGTCCAGCCCATGTCTCGGCCGGGGTCTCGTCCCTCTGCGATGCTGGCCCGCAGAGTTGCTGGAAAGGGTTCAGAGAGTCCCTGGGAAGAGAGGGTCGCAAGGAGGGCTCgcccctctgctccagccactcTTTGCCCTTGCATCCCCGCCTCCTCCTCCAAGAAGTTCCGCTAGACGCCCGTCTGGGTCCCACCTGTCTACGGCCCAGGCTCTTATGCACTCCCTTTCTTCTCCCCTGTTCTACCCCAGCCCTGGGGCCACAGCCTGGACCCCTCCCCGCCTGGCCTGTcactctttcctcctctctggaGCTAAGCCTGCGAGGGGGTCGagaccacagttcagttcacttgcttagtcgtgtccgactctttgcgaccccatgaaccgcagcacaccaggcctccctatacatcaccaactccaggagtttactcaaactcatgtacattgagtcagtgatgccatccaaccacctcattctctgttgtccccttctcttgccttcaatctttcccagcatctgggtcttttcaaatgagtcagttcttcgcatcacgtggccaaagtactggagtttcagtttcaacatcagtccttccaatgaatattcaggactgatttcctttaggatggactggttggatctccttgcagtccaaaggactctcaagagtcttctccaacaccacggccCCTCCCAATCTTCCCGGACCCAGCCTACCCTGGAGGCCTTGTAGGGAGGGCTTTGTGTGGGCCAACTACCAGGCTCCAAGCTGGTGTGCGGACAGAAAGGAAGTTCCCAGGGTGACAGGCAGGGGGCAGAGTTTAATCCAGTTCTTTCCGGAAATGGCTCAGAGCTTCCAAACTGGAATGACTGTTTGTCTGGTgagtgggtggggagtgggggttgAGTTTGGGGGTTGGGGGCTAGTTCTCCAGGGGCCTCAGGCTGACTCGGCAGGGAGGAGTTCCAGCCATCCTGGTTGCAGGTAAGGCTTAATGAGGGAGTGCTGGCCAGGTGGGGCCCGGAGTCTTCCAGGTGAGCTGGACAgacagaggtgggaggtggggccaGACGCCACCAGGAGATGGGGCGCCACTCCAGggaagaggagggtggggaggcagTGGCCCTGAGTGGGTAGGTGCCTCTGGGCCTTCACATTCCACCCCACCCTCTTCCCAGACCTGAATGGAGGGTGACAAGCAGCTGAGGCAGGGGCTTACGGAGCCCGctcctcctgaacctcccttcccctgccaccacccccatcccatcctaAAACCCTCAAACTAGCACCATGTATGTTTGATGAGGAACCCCAGGGCTGCAAGATCTAGGCTGGTGGGCTTTTCcattattcttttcttcatttcttcaaatGGAGGGTCATTCCACAGGGAGCAAGGCCCAGGGCTCTCTCTCCTTGGGGCTGTACCCAGCCCGCATCTTCTGGTCCCAACCTTGATGACAAAGGGGCTGAGCCTCCAGGTGAGGCTAGCACACTTCCCAGCCATCCCCTTCCCAAGGCCTCCAGAGATTTTATCGGTGCCAAGTGCATTAGTGccctgggcaggaggaggggcaggaggctTAGTCACTATACTAAATAAAGGGGGGCACCGAATCACCTGGAAAGTAAGCACTGGCCCCTGGTCTCTACACCCCACATTATAAAaggggaaacaggctcagagagccAACATGGCCCCCCCATGAGCCTGGCATCTGGAAAGCAGAGATTTCGGAAGAGGAGACTTGGAGGTAAGACAAGGAGAGTTTCAAGGACAGACTTCTGGAGAAAGCCCACTGAAGAGGCTGACCGAGTATTACCAAATTGGTCAACCAGGTCCGCACTGGGGGTCCTAGCCTGGGCTGAGACCCCCGATCTCAGCCGGGGAGCTTCTTTTTCTGATTGGGTTTGCAGACACTAACAAAACCAGTGCTGTGACTGGAACAGCACCAGCTTTATTCAATGGCCAAAGACTGAAGAAGTGGGAACCTAGTTTGTAAATCAATTCAAGCCAATTCAGAGGGAGACACTAAATATATAGGAGGGTTGGAGTAAAAGGGAGGGCTTGGAAAGAGCAAGAGGAATATTTTATCCAAGAACAGGGGTGTGGTTTGGACCTGAAACCGGTGCAGCTCTCCTTTTCAGTCCTTGTAGGGGCTTTTCCAGTTATCGTCATGGTGACTGTCAACCATCCTAGCGCTGGTGGGTGTGTCTTCTAGGTAATGTATAGAGCGTATAATAAGCTCTAGATCTATTGGAAATCTAATCCTCAAAACCCATCGTGGGTCTTGTTGGTGTtaactggttcttttttttttttttttttttactttgccgCTTCCTCCTGAAACTTAGATAAGACTAGTTGGTTGGTGTtcgagggaggggcaggggtgtgATTCTGGGGTGACAGGCTTGCTAACacaggagtggggaggaggaccAGGAGGCAGCAGTGTCTTAGGAACCACTGGAGGCGACAGGCTTAGGAGGCAGAGGTGACCACTGCCAAAGTCCAGGCAGGTGGAGCACACAGACCGGCAGAGCCTGGGGTTGGGCAGCACAATGGTCATTTACATGGGTTttcttacaacaggaggtcccgGTAAGGAATGCCAAACTGACAAGTTACCGCCAGCccaaagaattcaggaaaggtcaaaaggagaaaggagatgaTTGTCCATATGTCCTGCCAACCTCCCAGCATCCTTCTCACTGGCGTCCGTCTTGGCTGAGTTACCCAcacgccaccaggaaggaccctgagtcagaaggaTTAGCCAGacacaacccagaaactaaccccatcactATAAAACCCGAGACTGGGAGCCCAGTGGCAGAGCAGTGCTCCTGGGTTCCCTCGCCCTGCTGCCCTCTTCCCGGGCACCCCTTCCCAgcaaagtctcttgctttgtcagcacatgtgtctccttggacagtttatttccaagtgttagacaagagcccacccTTGGGCCCTGGagggggtcccccttcctgcaacaactTTACAAGTCAGTGAAGTCATGGCCTTGGAGAGAGGACCCCAGGAAATCCAGCCCCTGTCTCCAGTCACCAGCTGGAAAGACGGACTGGGTTCCCATGGAGGGTagaagcccctggcccaccctGGTCGCGGGTGGCCTCATCCTCCTCAGATGGTTGGGAACATGGAAGAGTGCCCCTACCAGAGGCAGCAGACCCCACTGTAAAGCGGTTAGAGCATGATCAGGGTCAGATAAAGCCGCCAATGCACTTCATGGGCACTTGACACACGCTCAGCCCTCAGTAAGCTTTGGCAAGTCACGCCTAGGCAACATGGCCCTTTCATTGCCCTGATGGTGTCATGTGTGCCCatcacacagtgaggccaaaccaaaatgtcagagtttggagcaaaGAAAGGTTTATTGCCGGGCCATgcaaggagcagggaggaggagggctcacgccccccacctccaccc
Proteins encoded in this window:
- the SYNGR2 gene encoding synaptogyrin-2 gives rise to the protein MESGAYGAPRAGGSFDLRRFLTQPQVVVRAVCLVFALIVFSCIFGEGYSNTHDSQQQYCVFNRNEDACRYGSAIGVLAFLASAFFFVVDIYFPQISNATDRKYLVIGDLLFSALWTFLWFVGFCFLTNQWAATKKNDVHVEADSARAAITFSFFSIFSWCVLAFLAYQRYKAGVDEFIQNYVDPTPDPSTAYASYPGVPADTYQQPPFTQNAESTEGYQPPPVY